One window of the Saccopteryx bilineata isolate mSacBil1 chromosome 2, mSacBil1_pri_phased_curated, whole genome shotgun sequence genome contains the following:
- the POGK gene encoding LOW QUALITY PROTEIN: pogo transposable element with KRAB domain (The sequence of the model RefSeq protein was modified relative to this genomic sequence to represent the inferred CDS: deleted 1 base in 1 codon) — MESTAFPLNLTLKVEESEEEIQSPELEGVPTDMQKVRICSEGAWVPALFDEVAIYFSDEEWEVLTESQKALYREVMRMNYETVLSLEFPFPKPDMISRLDAEEESQNADGRQPPGGTLAEKEEADVKPPPDWASPVPTASPCPLPQPLDSFGLRLPRDITELPDWSEGYPFYMAVGFPGYDLSAYDLAAKFQFSRGVRRSYDAGFKLMVVEFAESTNNCQAAKQFGVLEKNVRDWRKVKPQLQNAHAMRRAFRGPKNGRFALVDQRVAEYVRYMQAKGDPITREAMQLKALEIAQEMNIPEKGFKASLGWCRRMMRRYDLSLRHKVPVPQQLPEDLTEKLITYQRSVLALRRAHDYQVAQMGNADETPICLEVPSRVTVDNQGEKPVLVKTPGREKLKITAMLGILADGRKLPPYIILRGTYIPPGKFPSGMEIRCHRYGWMTEDLMQDWLEVVWRRRTGAVPKQRGMLILNGFRGHATDSVKSSMESLNTDMVIIPGGLTSQLQVLDVVVYKPLNDSVRSQYSDWLLAGNLALSPTGNAKKPPLGLFLEWVMVAWNSISSESIVQGFKKCHISSNLEDEDDVLWEVEGELPGGGEPPVESRTESN, encoded by the exons GTGCCAGCCCTGTTTGACGAGGTGGCCATCTATTTTTCCGACGAGGAGTGGGAAGTTTTGACTGAGTCCCAGAAGGCCCTCTACCGGGAGGTCATGAGGATGAACTATGAAACCGTGCTGTCCCTGG AATTCCCGTTCCCGAAGCCGGACATGATTTCGAGGCTGGATGCGGAGGAGGAGTCTCAGAATGCGGATGGACGGCAGCCCCCAGGAGGAACCCTTGCAG AAAAGGAAGAAGCCGATGTCAAG CCCCCCCCAGACTGGGCCAGCCCAGTGCCCACAgcatccccctgccccctgccacaGCCCCTGGACAGCTTCGGGCTCCGCCTGCCTCGGGACATCACCGAGCTGCCCGACTGGAGCGAGGGGTACCCCTTCTACATGGCCGTGGGCTTCCCGGGGTACGACCTCTCGGCCTATGACCTGGCCGCCAAGTTCCAGTTCAGCCGGGGCGTGCGCCGCAGCTATGACGCAGGCTTCAAGCTGATGGTGGTTGAGTTCGCCGAGAGCACCAACAACTGCCAGGCGGCCAAGCAGTTTGGTGTGCTGGAGAAGAACGTGCGGGACTGGCGCAAGGTCAAGCCACAGCTGCAGAACGCCCACGCCATGCGGCGGGCCTTCCGCGGTCCCAAGAACGGGCGCTTCGCCCTGGTGGACCAGCGCGTGGCCGAGTACGTCCGGTACATGCAGGCCAAAGGGGACCCGATCACCAGGGAGGCCATGCAGCTGAAAGCGCTGGAGATCGCCCAGGAAATGAACATTCCAGAGAAGGGGTTCAAGGCCAGCCTGGGCTGGTGCCGGAGGATGATGCGAAGGTATGACCTGTCCTTGAGGCATAAGGTGCCCGTCCCCCAGCAGCTGCCCGAAGACCTGACCGAGAAGCTCATCACCTACCAGCGCAGTGTGCTGGCCCTGCGCCGGGCGCATGACTACCAAGTGGCTCAGATGGGGAACGCGGATGAGACGCCCATCTGTTTGGAGGTGCCGTCGAGGGTGACCGTGGACAACCAGGGGGAGAAGCCTGTTTTGGTCAAGACGCCGGGCAGGGAGAAACTCAAGATCACGGCGATGCTCGGTATCCTGGCCGACGGGAGGAAGCTGCCCCCCTACATCATTTTGCGGGGCACGTACATCCCCCCCGGGAAGTTCCCCAGCGGCATGGAGATCCGGTGCCACCGTTACGGCTGGATGACGGAAGACCTGATGCAGGACTGGCTGGAGGTGGTGTGGAGGCGGCGGACGGGCGCCGTGCCCAAGCAGCGCGGAATGCTCATCCTCAACGGCTTCCGGGGCCATGCCACCGACTCTGTGAAGAGCTCCATGGAGAGCCTGAACACCGACATGGTCATCATCCCGGGGGGCCTGACCTCGCAGCTGCAGGTGCTGGATGTGGTGGTCTACAAGCCCCTGAACGACAGTGTGCGGTCCCAGTACTCCGACTGGCTGCTGGCAGGCAATCTGGCACTGAGCCCCACGGGGAATGCCAAGAAGCCACCGCTCGGCCTCTTTCTGGAGTGGGTCATGGTGGCATGGAACAGCATCTCAAGCGAGTCCATTGTCCAGGGGTTCAAGAAGTGCCACATCTCCAGCAACCTGGAGGACGAGGACGACGTCCTCTGGGAAGTCGAGGGCGAGTTGCCAGGAGGCGGGGAGCCACCCGTGGAGAGCAGAACGGAGAGCAACTGA